The following proteins are co-located in the Pectinophora gossypiella chromosome 23, ilPecGoss1.1, whole genome shotgun sequence genome:
- the LOC126377619 gene encoding probable 28S ribosomal protein S16, mitochondrial, giving the protein MPLPPASGTGRFFAKAAKSIRLIRQGCTNRPFYHISVTHRKRLNSQPVIEQLGSYDPMPNAFDEKLVALNLERIKYWLGKGAHVTPPVAELLGLSGFFPIHPRTYMTAWRNRKIEMELLAKQEAEKAKQSETSLS; this is encoded by the exons atgcctCTGCCCCCAGCAAGTGGCACAGGCAGATTCTTCGCTAAAGCGGCAAAATCCATACGCTTGATTCGCCAGGGATGCACTAATAGGCCGTTTTATCATATTTCAGTCACTCAC AGAAAAAGACTGAATTCTCAGCCAGTTATAGAGCAACTAGGGTCCTACGACCCGATGCCAAATGCATTTGATGAGAAGTTGGTAGCACTGAACCTCGAAAGGATTAAATATTGGCTTGGCAAAGGTGCTCATGTCACTCCTCCTGTTGCTGAATTACTCG GTTTGTCAGGTTTCTTCCCAATCCACCCAAGGACCTACATGACTGCATGGAGAAACAGAAAGATAGAAATGGAACTCTTAGCCAAACAGGAAGCCGAGAAAGCAAAGCAATCTGAAACAAgtctttcataa